The Drosophila innubila isolate TH190305 chromosome 3R unlocalized genomic scaffold, UK_Dinn_1.0 2_E_3R, whole genome shotgun sequence genome has a segment encoding these proteins:
- the LOC117789703 gene encoding uncharacterized PE-PGRS family protein PE_PGRS54 isoform X1 yields MAFSTQKEFFHVPFMNESIDFECQEVCVKLKSYPSTNDDRSWSANEDKKSRFIADMVSCNTPTYWRRDSADGGPGPGGAGGPGGGRGGVGPDGRPYYDDDGRTGKPGRKGQDSGRGGYGRGRGRGQGQGEGYDEGQQDGRGGYGGPRQGGWGGRGQGQDGDGRSGKGRGQGQGQGQGQGYGGPGQEQGGRGGYGTQGQGQGPGGRGGGGPGQDQGGYGGQGGGRQGRDRGGPGQDQEGYGGPSGSGPGRGAAGPGQDPGGYGGSGGGGPTQGPGARSGGGPGQGQDQGPGGRGGGGPGQDQGSYGSSAQGQGGWGGSGPDQAQGPGSRSGGGPGQQGQGPGQGDYGSGQGQGPGGRAGGGPGQGGQSPGQGAYGGPDQGQGPGGRGGGGPGQQGQSPGQGGYGGPDQGQGPGGRGGVGPGQQGQGQDRGGRGSYGASNQGQGPGGRGGGGPGEEGQGRGGGGPGQVGQGPGQNGYGGQGQDQGAGGKGGGGPGQQGAGQGQGPGGYGSEGPGQDGRGQDRGARGSYGQGQGPGSRGEGGPGNQGQAGPGQGQGPGSSQGQGPGGYGGTGQDQGGRGPGQEQGGRGPGQGREGGGPGQGQDPGGYGSTGQDQGGRGPGQGQGQGGTGQDQGGRGPGQGRDGGGPGQGQGPAGYGGTGQDQGGRGPGQGQGPGGYVGTGQDQGGRGPGQGQGQGGYGATGQDQGGRGPGQGRDGGGPGQGQGPGGYGGTGQDQGGRGPGQGQGPGGYGGTGQDQGGRGPGQGQGPGAYGGTGQDRGGRGPGQGQGPGGFGGTGQDQGGRGPGQGQGPGGYGQDQGGRGPGQGRNGGGPGQGKGPGGYGSPGQDQGGRGPGQGRDGGEPGQGQGPTGYGRDGGGPGQGPGGYGRDGGPGQGPGGYGRDGGPGQGPGGYGRDGGGPGQGPGGYGQDGGAPGQGPGGYGRDGGPGQGPGGYGRDGGGPGQGPGGYGRDGGPGQGPGGYGRDGGGPGQGPGGYGTGQGGGPGGGPGGQRGGPGGGPGGQRGGPGGPGGPRGSQGGPGDNLLVGDSLINAADDTIDAMKDLMIKNNLLQKELAESKDNLGTARAENADIKRIMNQRYDPDKSKALKNKIRQLANAGKIDPDDERELTELQRSIDDMNKAHDILEVENANLRRIIEKQSKRAPMENIRIDPERSSDVSYLQNKINAMGKELALLRQQEDENMRYGGTTGSNTPEMDVERIQQMLSERDGLRKKINDLGFLDDKVKRLSRQADRADYASGDLAKSYEAQNQYIHDMECDIQEMQKYYEGEVEQSKYNEELLKCACNDLQQQVIALQPASQRCKCMQLEIDVLRNELRKRDIALNSYDCQYQQLMHKTKTFKKSGYRFLDELIESCDDSCLNKSGIEEDGDITC; encoded by the exons ATGGCGTTCTCCACCCAAAAAGAGTTCTTTCATGTGCCGTTTATGAACGAGTCCATTGACTTTGAGTGCCAGGAGGTGTGCGTTAAGTTAAAAAGCTACCCGTCGACGAATGATGATCGATCTTGGTCAGCCAATGAGGACAAAAAATCCCGCTTCATTGCTGATATGGTGTCGTGCAACACACCCACATACTGGCGCCGTGATTCTGCAGACGGCGGACCTGGGCCCGGAGGTGCCGGTGGACCTGGAGGTGGCAGAGGTGGTGTCGGACCTGACGGTAGACCTTATTATGATGACGACGGGCGGACAGGTAAGCCTGGTCGAAAGGGACAGGACAGTGGAAGGGGCGGGTATGGTCGTGGTCGTGGTCGAGGTCAGGGGCAAGGTGAAGGCTATGATGAAGGACAACAGGACGGTCGTGGTGGTTATGGGGGTCCACGTCAGGGCGGTTGGGGTGGCAGAGGTCAGGGTCAAGACGGTGACGGTCGATCAGGAAAGGGGCGAGGACAGggacaaggacaaggacaGGGTCAAGGTTATGGAGGTCCGGGTCAGGAACAAGGAGGTCGGGGTGGTTATGGAACCCAAGGTCAGGGCCAAGGTCCTGGTGGTCGAGGCGGTGGGGGTCCCGGTCAGGACCAAGGTGGTTATGGTGGCCAAGGGGGCGGTAGACAGGGTCGAGACAGAGGTGGTCCAGGTCAGGACCAAGAGGGTTATGGAGGGCCAAGCGGCAGCGGCCCAGGTCGTGGAGCCGCAGGTCCAGGCCAAGATCCAGGTGGCTACGGTGGTTCGGGGGGCGGTGGCCCAACTCAAGGCCCGGGTGCCCGTAGCGGCGGAGGTCCGGGTCAAGGCCAAGACCAAGGTCCGGGTGGCCGAGGCGGCGGAGGTCCGGGTCAGGATCAAGGTAGTTACGGAAGTTCAGCTCAGGGACAAGGCGGCTGGGGTGGCTCTGGACCTGATCAAGCCCAAGGTCCGGGTAGTCGAAGTGGTGGAGGTCCAGGTCAGCAGGGACAAGGCCCGGGACAAGGCGATTATGGTTCAGGTCAGGGACAAGGTCCTGGCGGTAGAGCTGGTGGTGGTCCAGGGCAGGGGGGACAAAGTCCTGGCCAAGGTGCTTATGGGGGTCCAGATCAGGGACAAGGTCCAGGCGGTCGTGGTGGTGGAGGTCCAGGACAGCAGGGACAAAGTCCTGGCCAAGGTGGATATGGGGGCCCAGATCAGGGACAAGGTCCAGGCGGTCGAGGAGGCGTAGGGCCTGGACAGCAGGGACAAGGCCAGGACCGAGGTGGTCGTGGTAGTTATGGAGCTTCAAATCAGGGACAAGGCCCAGGTGGTCGTGGTGGGGGAGGTCCGGGTGAGGAGGGCCAAGGACGTGGTGGAGGTGGTCCAGGGCAGGTAGGTCAAGGCCCGGGCCAAAATGGCTATGGCGGTCAAGGTCAGGACCAAGGTGCAGGTGGTAAAGGCGGAGGAGGTCCTGGTCAGCAGGGTGCAGGTCAGGGTCAAGGCCCTGGTGGTTATGGCAGCGAAGGACCTGGACAGGACGGTAGGGGACAAGACCGAGGTGCTAGGGGAAGCTATGGTCAGGGACAAGGCCCAGGTAGTCGGGGCGAAGGAGGTCCTGGTAACCAAGGTCAGGCCGGTCCGGGTCAAGGGCAAGGTCCGGGCTCAAGTCAGGGACAGGGCCCAGGGGGTTATGGAGGTACTGGTCAAGACCAGGGTGGACGTGGACCAG GTCAGGAGCAGGGTGGACGTGGACCAGGTCAAGGGCGAGAAGGAGGAGGGCCAGGTCAGGGACAGGACCCAGGTGGTTATGGAA GTACAGGTCAAGATCAGGGCGGACGTGGACCAGGTCAGGGACAGGGTCAAGGTGG TACTGGTCAGGACCAGGGTGGGCGTGGACCAGGTCAAGGTCGAGACGGAGGAGGACCCGGTCAGGGACAGGGCCCAGCTGGTTATGGAGGTACTGGTCAGGACCAGGGCGGACGTGGGCCTGGGCAGGGACAAGGCCCCGGTGGTTATGTAGGTACTGGTCAAGATCAGGGCGGACGTGGACCAGGTCAGGGACAGGGTCAAGGTGGTTATGGGGCTACTGGTCAGGACCAGGGTGGACGTGGACCTGGTCAAGGGCGAGACGGAGGAGGACCAGGTCAGGGACAGGGCCCAGGTGGTTATGGAGGTACTGGTCAGGATCAGGGTGGACGTGGGCCTGGTCAGGGACAGGGCCCCGGTGGTTATGGAGGTACTGGTCAGGATCAGGGTGGACGTGGACCAGGTCAGGGACAGGGCCCAGGTGCCTATGGAGGTACTG GTCAAGACCGGGGTGGACGTGGACCAGGTCAGGGACAGGGTCCAGGGGGTTTTGGAGGTACTGGTCAGGACCAGGGTGGACGTGGACCAGGTCAGGGACAGGGACCAGGTGGCTATGGTCAGGACCAGGGTGGACGTGGACCAGGTCAGGGACGAAACGGAGGAGGGCCAGGCCAAGGAAAGGGCCCAGGTGGTTATGGAAGTCCCGGACAGGACCAAGGCGGTCGTGGGCCAGGCCAAGGACGAGACGGAGGAGAACCAGGTCAAGGTCAGGGTCCAACTGGTTATGGACGAGATGGAGGAGGTCCAGGTCAGGGCCCAGGTGGTTATGGAAGAGATGGAGGTCCAGGTCAAGGCCCAGGTGGTTATGGAAGAGATGGAGGTCCAGGTCAAGGCCCAGGTGGTTATGGAAGAGATGGAGGTGGTCCAGGTCAGGGCCCAGGAGGTTATGGACAAGATGGAGGAGCTCCAGGTCAGGGCCCAGGTGGTTATGGCCGAGATGGAGGTCCTGGTCAAGGCCCTGGTGGTTATGGGCGAGATGGAGGAGGTCCTGGTCAAGGCCCAGGTGGTTATGGCCGAGATGGAGGTCCTGGTCAAGGCCCTGGTGGTTATGGGCGAGATGGAGGAGGTCCTGGTCAAGGCCCTGGTGGTTATGGAACTGGTCAGGGTGGAGGACCTGGAGGTGGTCCAGGTGGACAGCGTGGAGGCCCTGGTGGTGGTCCTGGAGGACAGCGCGGTGGCCCTGGTGGACCTGGAGGCCCAAGAGGAAGTCAAGGCGGTCCCGGTGATAATTTATTGGTCGGCGATAGTCTAATCAACGCTGCTGACGATACAATTGACGCTATGAAGGATCTGATGATAAAGAACAACTTACTTCAGAAGGAGCTAGCCGAATCCAAGGATAACTTGGGAACAGCCAGGGCGGAGAATGCTGATATAAAGCGAATCATGAATCAACGTTACGATCCGGACAAAAGCAAAgcgcttaaaaataaaatcaggcAACTGGCAAACGCGGGAAAAATCGACCCCGATGATGAAAGGGAACTCACTGAACTGCAAAGATCTATTGATGATATGAACAAAGCCCATGATATTTTAGAGGTGGAAAATGCCAACCTTAGGCGAATCATTGAGAAGCAGTCGAAGCGAGCCCCAATGGAAAACATCAGGATCGATCCTGAGAGAAGCAGTGACGTTAgctatttacaaaataagatCAATGCTATGGGCAAGGAATTGGCGTTGTTGCGTCAGCAAGAAGACGAAAATATGAGATATGGTGGAACCACCGGCTCAAATACGCCTGAGATGGATGTTGAACGCATCCAACAAATGCTGTCGGAGCGAGATGGTCTACGCAAAAAGATTAACGATCTAGGCTTTCTTGATGATAAGGTCAAACGACTGTCGAGGCAGGCTGATCGGGCAGATTACGCTTCTGGTGATCTAGCCAAGAGTTATGAAGCACAAAATCAATATATTCATGACATGGAGTGCGACATTcaagaaatgcaaaaatattacgAAGGCGAAGTGGAACAATCGAAATACAATGAGGAATTACTTAAA TGTGCCTGTAATGATCTGCAACAACAAGTCATTGCTCTCCAACCGGCATCTCAGCGTTGCAAGTGCATGCAGTTAGAAATCGATGTGCTACGCAATGAGCTTCGTAAGCGGGATATTGCCTTGAATTCCTACGATTGCCAGTATCAACAGCTAATG CATAAAACGAAAACATTCAAGAAATCCGGTTATCGTTTCCTTGACGAGTTGATAGAAAGTTGCGATGATAGTTGTCTCAACAAATCTGGGATTGAGGAAGACGGAGATATTACTTGTTAA
- the LOC117789703 gene encoding spidroin-1 isoform X3, whose amino-acid sequence MAFSTQKEFFHVPFMNESIDFECQEVCVKLKSYPSTNDDRSWSANEDKKSRFIADMVSCNTPTYWRRDSADGGPGPGGAGGPGGGRGGVGPDGRPYYDDDGRTGKPGRKGQDSGRGGYGRGRGRGQGQGEGYDEGQQDGRGGYGGPRQGGWGGRGQGQDGDGRSGKGRGQGQGQGQGQGYGGPGQEQGGRGGYGTQGQGQGPGGRGGGGPGQDQGGYGGQGGGRQGRDRGGPGQDQEGYGGPSGSGPGRGAAGPGQDPGGYGGSGGGGPTQGPGARSGGGPGQGQDQGPGGRGGGGPGQDQGSYGSSAQGQGGWGGSGPDQAQGPGSRSGGGPGQQGQGPGQGDYGSGQGQGPGGRAGGGPGQGGQSPGQGAYGGPDQGQGPGGRGGGGPGQQGQSPGQGGYGGPDQGQGPGGRGGVGPGQQGQGQDRGGRGSYGASNQGQGPGGRGGGGPGEEGQGRGGGGPGQVGQGPGQNGYGGQGQDQGAGGKGGGGPGQQGAGQGQGPGGYGSEGPGQDGRGQDRGARGSYGQGQGPGSRGEGGPGNQGQAGPGQGQGPGSSQGQGPGGYGGTGQDQGGRGPGQGQGPGGYGGTGQDQGGRGPGQGQGPGGYGGTGQDQGGRGPGQGQGPGAYGGTGQDRGGRGPGQGQGPGGFGGTGQDQGGRGPGQGQGPGGYGQDQGGRGPGQGRNGGGPGQGKGPGGYGSPGQDQGGRGPGQGRDGGEPGQGQGPTGYGRDGGGPGQGPGGYGRDGGPGQGPGGYGRDGGPGQGPGGYGRDGGGPGQGPGGYGQDGGAPGQGPGGYGRDGGPGQGPGGYGRDGGGPGQGPGGYGRDGGPGQGPGGYGRDGGGPGQGPGGYGTGQGGGPGGGPGGQRGGPGGGPGGQRGGPGGPGGPRGSQGGPGDNLLVGDSLINAADDTIDAMKDLMIKNNLLQKELAESKDNLGTARAENADIKRIMNQRYDPDKSKALKNKIRQLANAGKIDPDDERELTELQRSIDDMNKAHDILEVENANLRRIIEKQSKRAPMENIRIDPERSSDVSYLQNKINAMGKELALLRQQEDENMRYGGTTGSNTPEMDVERIQQMLSERDGLRKKINDLGFLDDKVKRLSRQADRADYASGDLAKSYEAQNQYIHDMECDIQEMQKYYEGEVEQSKYNEELLKCACNDLQQQVIALQPASQRCKCMQLEIDVLRNELRKRDIALNSYDCQYQQLMHKTKTFKKSGYRFLDELIESCDDSCLNKSGIEEDGDITC is encoded by the exons ATGGCGTTCTCCACCCAAAAAGAGTTCTTTCATGTGCCGTTTATGAACGAGTCCATTGACTTTGAGTGCCAGGAGGTGTGCGTTAAGTTAAAAAGCTACCCGTCGACGAATGATGATCGATCTTGGTCAGCCAATGAGGACAAAAAATCCCGCTTCATTGCTGATATGGTGTCGTGCAACACACCCACATACTGGCGCCGTGATTCTGCAGACGGCGGACCTGGGCCCGGAGGTGCCGGTGGACCTGGAGGTGGCAGAGGTGGTGTCGGACCTGACGGTAGACCTTATTATGATGACGACGGGCGGACAGGTAAGCCTGGTCGAAAGGGACAGGACAGTGGAAGGGGCGGGTATGGTCGTGGTCGTGGTCGAGGTCAGGGGCAAGGTGAAGGCTATGATGAAGGACAACAGGACGGTCGTGGTGGTTATGGGGGTCCACGTCAGGGCGGTTGGGGTGGCAGAGGTCAGGGTCAAGACGGTGACGGTCGATCAGGAAAGGGGCGAGGACAGggacaaggacaaggacaGGGTCAAGGTTATGGAGGTCCGGGTCAGGAACAAGGAGGTCGGGGTGGTTATGGAACCCAAGGTCAGGGCCAAGGTCCTGGTGGTCGAGGCGGTGGGGGTCCCGGTCAGGACCAAGGTGGTTATGGTGGCCAAGGGGGCGGTAGACAGGGTCGAGACAGAGGTGGTCCAGGTCAGGACCAAGAGGGTTATGGAGGGCCAAGCGGCAGCGGCCCAGGTCGTGGAGCCGCAGGTCCAGGCCAAGATCCAGGTGGCTACGGTGGTTCGGGGGGCGGTGGCCCAACTCAAGGCCCGGGTGCCCGTAGCGGCGGAGGTCCGGGTCAAGGCCAAGACCAAGGTCCGGGTGGCCGAGGCGGCGGAGGTCCGGGTCAGGATCAAGGTAGTTACGGAAGTTCAGCTCAGGGACAAGGCGGCTGGGGTGGCTCTGGACCTGATCAAGCCCAAGGTCCGGGTAGTCGAAGTGGTGGAGGTCCAGGTCAGCAGGGACAAGGCCCGGGACAAGGCGATTATGGTTCAGGTCAGGGACAAGGTCCTGGCGGTAGAGCTGGTGGTGGTCCAGGGCAGGGGGGACAAAGTCCTGGCCAAGGTGCTTATGGGGGTCCAGATCAGGGACAAGGTCCAGGCGGTCGTGGTGGTGGAGGTCCAGGACAGCAGGGACAAAGTCCTGGCCAAGGTGGATATGGGGGCCCAGATCAGGGACAAGGTCCAGGCGGTCGAGGAGGCGTAGGGCCTGGACAGCAGGGACAAGGCCAGGACCGAGGTGGTCGTGGTAGTTATGGAGCTTCAAATCAGGGACAAGGCCCAGGTGGTCGTGGTGGGGGAGGTCCGGGTGAGGAGGGCCAAGGACGTGGTGGAGGTGGTCCAGGGCAGGTAGGTCAAGGCCCGGGCCAAAATGGCTATGGCGGTCAAGGTCAGGACCAAGGTGCAGGTGGTAAAGGCGGAGGAGGTCCTGGTCAGCAGGGTGCAGGTCAGGGTCAAGGCCCTGGTGGTTATGGCAGCGAAGGACCTGGACAGGACGGTAGGGGACAAGACCGAGGTGCTAGGGGAAGCTATGGTCAGGGACAAGGCCCAGGTAGTCGGGGCGAAGGAGGTCCTGGTAACCAAGGTCAGGCCGGTCCGGGTCAAGGGCAAGGTCCGGGCTCAAGTCAGGGACAGGGCCCAGGGGGTTATGGAGGTACTGGTCAAGACCAGGGTGGACGTGGACCAG GTCAGGGACAGGGCCCAGGTGGTTATGGAGGTACTGGTCAGGATCAGGGTGGACGTGGGCCTGGTCAGGGACAGGGCCCCGGTGGTTATGGAGGTACTGGTCAGGATCAGGGTGGACGTGGACCAGGTCAGGGACAGGGCCCAGGTGCCTATGGAGGTACTG GTCAAGACCGGGGTGGACGTGGACCAGGTCAGGGACAGGGTCCAGGGGGTTTTGGAGGTACTGGTCAGGACCAGGGTGGACGTGGACCAGGTCAGGGACAGGGACCAGGTGGCTATGGTCAGGACCAGGGTGGACGTGGACCAGGTCAGGGACGAAACGGAGGAGGGCCAGGCCAAGGAAAGGGCCCAGGTGGTTATGGAAGTCCCGGACAGGACCAAGGCGGTCGTGGGCCAGGCCAAGGACGAGACGGAGGAGAACCAGGTCAAGGTCAGGGTCCAACTGGTTATGGACGAGATGGAGGAGGTCCAGGTCAGGGCCCAGGTGGTTATGGAAGAGATGGAGGTCCAGGTCAAGGCCCAGGTGGTTATGGAAGAGATGGAGGTCCAGGTCAAGGCCCAGGTGGTTATGGAAGAGATGGAGGTGGTCCAGGTCAGGGCCCAGGAGGTTATGGACAAGATGGAGGAGCTCCAGGTCAGGGCCCAGGTGGTTATGGCCGAGATGGAGGTCCTGGTCAAGGCCCTGGTGGTTATGGGCGAGATGGAGGAGGTCCTGGTCAAGGCCCAGGTGGTTATGGCCGAGATGGAGGTCCTGGTCAAGGCCCTGGTGGTTATGGGCGAGATGGAGGAGGTCCTGGTCAAGGCCCTGGTGGTTATGGAACTGGTCAGGGTGGAGGACCTGGAGGTGGTCCAGGTGGACAGCGTGGAGGCCCTGGTGGTGGTCCTGGAGGACAGCGCGGTGGCCCTGGTGGACCTGGAGGCCCAAGAGGAAGTCAAGGCGGTCCCGGTGATAATTTATTGGTCGGCGATAGTCTAATCAACGCTGCTGACGATACAATTGACGCTATGAAGGATCTGATGATAAAGAACAACTTACTTCAGAAGGAGCTAGCCGAATCCAAGGATAACTTGGGAACAGCCAGGGCGGAGAATGCTGATATAAAGCGAATCATGAATCAACGTTACGATCCGGACAAAAGCAAAgcgcttaaaaataaaatcaggcAACTGGCAAACGCGGGAAAAATCGACCCCGATGATGAAAGGGAACTCACTGAACTGCAAAGATCTATTGATGATATGAACAAAGCCCATGATATTTTAGAGGTGGAAAATGCCAACCTTAGGCGAATCATTGAGAAGCAGTCGAAGCGAGCCCCAATGGAAAACATCAGGATCGATCCTGAGAGAAGCAGTGACGTTAgctatttacaaaataagatCAATGCTATGGGCAAGGAATTGGCGTTGTTGCGTCAGCAAGAAGACGAAAATATGAGATATGGTGGAACCACCGGCTCAAATACGCCTGAGATGGATGTTGAACGCATCCAACAAATGCTGTCGGAGCGAGATGGTCTACGCAAAAAGATTAACGATCTAGGCTTTCTTGATGATAAGGTCAAACGACTGTCGAGGCAGGCTGATCGGGCAGATTACGCTTCTGGTGATCTAGCCAAGAGTTATGAAGCACAAAATCAATATATTCATGACATGGAGTGCGACATTcaagaaatgcaaaaatattacgAAGGCGAAGTGGAACAATCGAAATACAATGAGGAATTACTTAAA TGTGCCTGTAATGATCTGCAACAACAAGTCATTGCTCTCCAACCGGCATCTCAGCGTTGCAAGTGCATGCAGTTAGAAATCGATGTGCTACGCAATGAGCTTCGTAAGCGGGATATTGCCTTGAATTCCTACGATTGCCAGTATCAACAGCTAATG CATAAAACGAAAACATTCAAGAAATCCGGTTATCGTTTCCTTGACGAGTTGATAGAAAGTTGCGATGATAGTTGTCTCAACAAATCTGGGATTGAGGAAGACGGAGATATTACTTGTTAA